In the genome of Desulfatiglans sp., one region contains:
- a CDS encoding class I SAM-dependent methyltransferase: MTEFSNSKWADPDFTQAYRDSADIIIVERKRLLSILQSFYMHFILGKSERTVLDLGCGDGIAVYELLRVDSKLKATLLDASNDMLIRAKKRLKRYDNCQFLCASFQDILKKRISLGNFDFIISSMATHHLAMDEKTELFKIIYSHLNPGGYFLNMDVILSPSETLEKWYLQLWREWITEREAILKIDSHEHDGIINRYKDNTDNKPDLINTQLKSLQDIGFKDVDCYYKYGIFTIFGGKKQEEKPI; this comes from the coding sequence TATAGAGACAGCGCAGATATAATTATTGTCGAGAGAAAAAGACTCTTATCTATCCTGCAATCCTTTTATATGCATTTCATCCTCGGTAAATCTGAAAGAACGGTGCTTGACCTCGGGTGCGGTGATGGCATTGCTGTATATGAGCTCTTAAGGGTTGACAGTAAACTTAAGGCGACACTTCTAGATGCCTCTAATGATATGCTGATCAGGGCGAAGAAAAGGCTGAAACGATATGATAACTGCCAATTTCTGTGTGCGAGCTTCCAGGATATATTAAAAAAGAGGATCAGTCTGGGTAATTTTGACTTCATCATATCCTCCATGGCAACCCACCACCTCGCAATGGATGAAAAAACAGAACTGTTCAAAATCATTTATTCACACCTGAATCCCGGCGGCTATTTCCTGAATATGGATGTAATCCTGTCTCCCTCCGAAACACTTGAAAAATGGTATCTGCAACTCTGGAGAGAGTGGATTACTGAAAGGGAGGCAATATTAAAGATTGACAGCCATGAGCATGATGGAATCATTAACAGGTACAAGGACAATACTGATAACAAACCCGATCTTATAAACACACAGCTCAAATCTCTTCAGGACATAGGATTCAAAGATGTGGACTGCTATTATAAGTATGGCATCTTTACGATATTTGGAGGGAAAAAACAGGAGGAAAAACCCATATGA
- a CDS encoding glycoside hydrolase translates to MKKTIYLTILFSICFTLAVFPSDNCKEDIKDPRGAMKPWGKGAWETGKYRNLFLEAGYKQEEIDAKLQKAYHDLFEGPNRVYFEVGDDMAYISDIKNRDARTEGLSYGMMIAVQLNRKAVFDRLWRWSKKYMQHQGGPRDGYFAWSVEPKTGKHNSEGTASDGELYFVTALLFASNRWGNNTGISYYSEAKRILDAMWAKDGSQGINNIINVEHKQISFVPESERYDLTDPSYYLPAFFEIWAEYAKDGHEKFYRECAEKARAYLHKVCHPETGLNPDITLYSGKLPKQNFFPPAFRYDSWRVPMNIAMDYAWYGKDMEWQRDYAKRIQDFLYCRGIDRFEDQFNMDGTLPDWILPAGGFQKLRHSLGLVATSAAASLMGTQAKSWRFVDEVWNARLEPYEDGYFDPYYDGLLYLISLMHLSGNYRIITPEDH, encoded by the coding sequence ATGAAAAAAACCATATATTTAACTATTCTCTTTTCTATCTGCTTTACCCTGGCAGTCTTTCCATCTGATAACTGTAAAGAGGATATAAAAGACCCCCGCGGGGCTATGAAACCATGGGGAAAAGGGGCATGGGAGACCGGCAAATACAGAAATCTTTTTCTTGAGGCCGGATATAAACAGGAAGAGATAGATGCCAAACTTCAAAAGGCATATCATGATCTTTTTGAAGGGCCGAACAGGGTCTATTTTGAGGTCGGTGATGATATGGCCTATATCTCTGATATCAAAAACAGGGATGCCCGTACAGAGGGGCTTTCATATGGCATGATGATAGCGGTCCAGCTCAATAGAAAAGCCGTATTTGACCGTCTGTGGCGATGGTCAAAAAAATATATGCAGCACCAGGGCGGCCCTCGTGACGGCTACTTTGCATGGTCAGTGGAACCTAAAACAGGCAAACATAATTCAGAAGGGACAGCATCTGATGGTGAACTCTACTTTGTAACCGCCCTGCTTTTTGCTTCAAACAGGTGGGGAAATAATACTGGTATCAGTTATTATAGCGAGGCAAAAAGGATACTTGATGCCATGTGGGCAAAGGACGGTTCACAGGGAATCAACAACATAATTAATGTAGAACATAAACAGATAAGCTTTGTGCCTGAGTCAGAAAGATATGATCTAACTGATCCATCTTATTATCTCCCTGCATTCTTTGAGATATGGGCAGAGTATGCAAAGGATGGTCATGAGAAATTTTACAGGGAGTGCGCTGAAAAGGCAAGAGCATATTTGCATAAGGTGTGTCACCCTGAAACCGGGCTTAACCCTGATATCACCCTTTACAGTGGAAAATTGCCAAAACAGAACTTTTTTCCACCTGCATTCAGGTATGATTCATGGCGTGTCCCGATGAACATCGCAATGGACTATGCATGGTATGGAAAGGATATGGAGTGGCAGAGGGACTACGCAAAGCGTATACAGGATTTTCTCTATTGCAGGGGCATAGATAGGTTTGAAGATCAGTTCAACATGGACGGCACCCTGCCTGACTGGATACTGCCTGCCGGGGGTTTTCAGAAGCTGCGCCATTCACTGGGGCTTGTGGCAACCTCTGCCGCTGCCTCATTAATGGGCACACAGGCTAAAAGCTGGCGATTTGTGGATGAGGTCTGGAATGCCAGGCTTGAACCCTATGAAGACGGATATTTTGATCCCTATTATGACGGGCTGCTCTATCTCATCAGCCTTATGCACCTGAGCGGTAACTACAGGATTATTACACCTGAGGATCACTAA